In Bacillus sp. DX3.1, the following proteins share a genomic window:
- the iscB gene encoding RNA-guided endonuclease IscB: MRVFVKNLRGEPLMPCSTRKARLLLKQGKAKIIGYTPFTIQLQYATGETVQPVTIGVDSGAKYVGIAITTEEKVLIKGTIELRQDVKENLTLRATLRRSRRQRKTRYRKARFLNRKKKEGWLPPSIQSRTDNIIHWIETFKLLLPSPKVIVEVGKFDVQKLKNPDIQGKAYQQGDAFGFWNTRYYVFARDHYTCQICKKKGGILHTHHIIERHKGGSDMAENLVTVHEDCHEKFHQGKIKHIFKEPKQYKETTFMNILRLQIMKRLDCEITYGSYTTPKRKELRLSKTHYNDAIAITNPKQLQEYQQSGEFRIKQFRKKKRSLHEATARKGRKTKNRTAKRNNKNTPYVGTTYLGDKVKAFGQIGFVTGFTGKMVYVQDLDGHYIQNPAKSYKQVNISDIECIHHNHNWLFLQVS, from the coding sequence ATGCGTGTATTTGTCAAGAATTTACGAGGAGAACCGCTTATGCCTTGCAGTACTCGTAAGGCACGGCTTCTTCTCAAACAAGGGAAAGCAAAAATTATAGGTTACACACCGTTTACCATTCAATTGCAATATGCGACTGGTGAAACAGTACAACCTGTTACAATCGGTGTCGATAGCGGTGCAAAATATGTGGGGATCGCAATTACAACAGAGGAAAAAGTACTAATCAAAGGAACCATTGAATTACGTCAGGATGTGAAAGAGAACCTTACTCTTAGAGCCACATTACGTAGAAGCCGAAGACAACGTAAAACCCGTTACCGAAAAGCGCGCTTTCTCAATCGAAAAAAGAAAGAGGGCTGGCTTCCACCATCGATTCAAAGCCGAACCGATAACATCATTCATTGGATTGAAACATTCAAATTACTATTACCTTCTCCAAAAGTCATTGTAGAAGTTGGCAAGTTTGATGTACAAAAACTAAAGAACCCTGATATACAAGGGAAAGCGTATCAACAAGGAGACGCATTTGGCTTTTGGAATACAAGATACTATGTGTTTGCGAGAGACCATTATACATGTCAAATCTGTAAGAAAAAAGGTGGCATTTTGCACACGCACCATATAATTGAGCGACATAAGGGTGGTTCAGATATGGCAGAGAACCTCGTGACAGTACATGAAGATTGCCATGAAAAATTCCATCAAGGAAAAATTAAGCACATTTTTAAGGAACCAAAACAGTATAAAGAGACCACCTTTATGAATATTTTGCGGCTTCAAATCATGAAGCGTTTAGATTGTGAGATCACGTATGGCAGTTACACAACACCGAAGCGAAAAGAATTAAGATTATCAAAAACACACTATAATGATGCCATTGCGATTACCAATCCGAAACAATTACAAGAATATCAGCAAAGTGGTGAGTTTCGCATCAAACAATTTAGAAAGAAAAAGCGTTCTCTTCATGAAGCAACTGCAAGAAAAGGAAGAAAAACGAAAAATAGAACAGCGAAAAGAAATAATAAAAATACACCGTATGTAGGCACAACGTATCTAGGTGATAAGGTGAAAGCGTTTGGACAAATAGGATTCGTGACAGGATTTACAGGGAAGATGGTGTATGTGCAAGATTTGGACGGCCATTATATACAAAATCCTGCTAAATCTTATAAACAAGTGAATATATCGGATATTGAATGTATACACCACAATCATAATTGGTTATTCTTACAAGTCAGTTAG
- a CDS encoding HAD hydrolase-like protein — MNLKYKCLILDHDDTAVKSTPDIHYPSFVEALQNLRPDEKTLSLEEFVSYCFYPGFMSLCKDIIGFTPEEQEHQQMVWKKYTESTIPDFYEGFVEMVQEFKEQGGIVTVVSHSESSRIKRDYEKHCGFVPDAVFGWELEENQRKPHPYPVKKILSMFNLHEDDVIVLDDLKPALEMAKSCNVTFAAAGWSHHIPKIRKQMKEESDYYFESVKEFERFIFED, encoded by the coding sequence ATGAACTTAAAATATAAATGTTTAATATTAGATCACGATGATACAGCGGTGAAAAGCACGCCGGATATACATTACCCATCCTTTGTTGAAGCGTTGCAAAACTTAAGACCAGATGAAAAAACGCTATCATTAGAAGAGTTTGTTTCGTATTGTTTTTATCCAGGTTTTATGAGCCTGTGTAAAGATATTATTGGTTTTACTCCGGAAGAACAGGAACATCAACAAATGGTTTGGAAGAAGTATACAGAGTCGACAATTCCAGATTTCTATGAGGGATTTGTAGAAATGGTACAGGAGTTCAAAGAACAAGGTGGAATTGTAACGGTTGTTTCACATTCTGAGAGTAGTCGTATTAAGAGAGATTATGAAAAACACTGTGGGTTCGTTCCTGATGCAGTGTTTGGATGGGAGTTAGAAGAGAATCAAAGAAAGCCGCATCCATATCCGGTGAAAAAAATTCTGTCTATGTTTAATCTACATGAGGATGACGTCATTGTGTTAGATGATTTAAAGCCAGCATTGGAGATGGCGAAGAGCTGTAACGTTACATTTGCTGCAGCAGGTTGGTCCCATCATATTCCGAAAATTAGAAAGCAGATGAAAGAGGAATCAGATTATTATTTTGAGAGCGTGAAAGAGTTTGAGAGGTTTATTTTTGAAGATTGA
- a CDS encoding MazG nucleotide pyrophosphohydrolase domain-containing protein, with protein MNLSEFQQYVSNFSKEKGFENTSIETRTMYLMAELGELTEAILKRNDRENEEARREIGLEMFDVIWNLCDLANKLDIDLEKAFQEKMKINEDREW; from the coding sequence GTGAATCTTTCTGAATTTCAGCAATATGTATCGAATTTTAGTAAGGAAAAAGGATTTGAGAATACATCAATTGAAACACGCACAATGTATTTGATGGCAGAACTAGGCGAATTAACAGAAGCGATACTAAAACGAAATGATAGAGAGAATGAAGAGGCAAGAAGGGAAATAGGTTTAGAGATGTTTGATGTCATTTGGAATCTATGTGATTTAGCAAATAAATTAGATATCGATTTAGAAAAAGCGTTTCAAGAGAAGATGAAAATCAATGAAGATCGTGAGTGGTAA